A portion of the Halopelagius inordinatus genome contains these proteins:
- a CDS encoding ATP-dependent DNA helicase: MDPSRILPSFPAPSYRGTQEQALRDIRDAFAAGNDVVLVRAPTGSGKSLLARSIAGAARTVEEAAPAEATDAYYTTPQVSQLDDVAEDELLSDLQVIRGKRNYDCIINGEEDTPVDRAPCARQKGFDCTVRHRCPYFSDRAIASNRQIAAMTLAYFMQTAGSDVFRKRDVVVIDEAHGLAEWAEMYATIDVNPRTVPVWDDVGVPDVTAADDPVERAVRFADALTGICKRAKDELLTKPELTPEEAARRDRLQELRSELQWFVEDYRNPESATTWVVDQPDGEGMSIKPLDPERYLHHTVWDRGNKFALLSATILNKEAFCRGVGLDPDDVALVDVEHTFPVENRPLYDVTQGKMTYEHRDETLPKVARVLVRLLAHHREEKGLVHCHSYAIQSELKRRLAQLGLGNRIRAHDRENRDAELESWKATDDPDVFLSVKMEEALDLRGDLCRWQVVCKAPYLNTNDSRVARRLEDGQWPWYRRAALRTVIQACGRVVRAPDDYGATYLADSSLLDLFERTRSDMPAWFREQVDRTTDPDLPEFDPAAAGGRAGTRSGGISTSKSAPASKSTRNGRPGGSRGNSSGGSGGGSRTDAGSNSSSESGGATGRSNHPLSDVWGDG; the protein is encoded by the coding sequence GTGGACCCCTCGCGTATCCTCCCCTCTTTCCCGGCCCCGAGTTACCGCGGAACCCAAGAGCAAGCGCTCCGCGACATCCGCGACGCGTTCGCCGCCGGAAACGACGTGGTGTTGGTGCGCGCGCCGACGGGAAGCGGGAAGTCGCTCCTCGCGCGTTCCATCGCGGGCGCGGCCCGGACCGTAGAGGAGGCGGCCCCCGCGGAGGCGACGGACGCGTACTACACGACGCCGCAGGTGTCGCAACTCGACGACGTGGCCGAAGACGAGTTACTCTCTGACCTGCAAGTCATCCGGGGCAAGCGAAACTACGACTGCATCATAAACGGCGAGGAGGACACGCCGGTGGACCGCGCACCCTGCGCCAGACAGAAGGGGTTCGACTGCACGGTCCGTCACCGCTGTCCGTACTTCTCGGACCGCGCCATCGCCTCGAACAGGCAGATAGCGGCGATGACGCTCGCGTACTTCATGCAGACCGCCGGGTCGGACGTGTTCCGAAAGCGCGACGTCGTGGTGATAGACGAAGCGCACGGACTCGCAGAGTGGGCGGAGATGTACGCGACCATCGACGTGAACCCGCGAACCGTCCCCGTCTGGGACGACGTGGGCGTCCCCGACGTGACGGCGGCGGACGACCCCGTCGAACGGGCGGTTCGGTTCGCGGACGCCCTGACGGGCATCTGTAAGCGCGCGAAAGACGAGTTGCTCACGAAACCCGAACTGACGCCCGAGGAGGCCGCGCGCCGCGACCGGTTGCAGGAACTCCGCTCGGAGTTGCAGTGGTTCGTAGAGGACTACCGCAACCCCGAGAGCGCGACGACGTGGGTGGTAGACCAACCCGACGGCGAGGGGATGAGCATCAAACCGCTCGACCCCGAGCGGTATCTCCACCACACCGTCTGGGACCGCGGAAACAAGTTCGCCCTGCTGTCTGCGACGATTCTCAACAAGGAGGCGTTCTGCCGCGGCGTGGGTCTCGACCCCGACGACGTGGCTCTCGTGGACGTCGAACACACGTTCCCCGTGGAGAACCGCCCCCTGTACGACGTGACGCAGGGGAAGATGACGTACGAACACCGCGACGAGACGCTTCCGAAGGTGGCGCGCGTCCTCGTCCGACTGCTGGCGCACCACCGCGAGGAGAAGGGTCTCGTCCACTGTCACTCCTACGCCATCCAGTCGGAACTGAAGCGCCGACTCGCCCAGTTGGGTCTCGGAAATCGAATCCGCGCTCACGACAGGGAGAACCGCGACGCCGAACTGGAGTCGTGGAAGGCGACGGACGACCCCGACGTGTTTCTCTCGGTGAAGATGGAGGAGGCGTTAGACCTGCGCGGCGACCTCTGTCGCTGGCAGGTCGTCTGTAAGGCCCCGTACCTCAACACGAACGACTCCCGCGTCGCGCGCCGCCTCGAAGACGGCCAGTGGCCGTGGTACCGCCGCGCCGCCCTCAGAACGGTCATCCAAGCGTGCGGGCGAGTCGTCCGCGCGCCCGACGACTACGGCGCGACGTATCTCGCGGATTCGAGCCTGCTCGACCTGTTCGAACGAACGCGTTCGGACATGCCCGCGTGGTTCCGCGAACAGGTAGACCGGACGACGGACCCCGACCTCCCGGAGTTCGACCCCGCGGCGGCGGGCGGACGGGCGGGGACTCGGTCGGGCGGAATATCGACGTCGAAGAGCGCACCAGCCTCGAAATCGACGCGGAACGGTCGCCCCGGCGGGAGTCGAGGAAACTCCTCGGGCGGTTCGGGCGGCGGTTCTCGGACCGACGCCGGGTCGAACTCGTCGTCGGAGTCGGGCGGCGCTACCGGACGGTCGAACCATCCGCTCTCGGACGTCTGGGGCGACGGTTAG
- a CDS encoding bacterio-opsin activator domain-containing protein, giving the protein MTDDTTLTVLLIEDNPGDARYIREILRDATELSERTAEAESGVAVEQVPRPETGEPSVIHESRLEPGLERLRSDRPDVALLDLDLPDSTGLDTLRSVLREAGTTPVVVLTGLRDRQTGMEALRQGADEYLVKDEINADILTRSIYHTIERSQQERQLEQQREQLAALNQLNSVVQEITGAILQQSTRDEIEQLVCERLAASESYLFCWIGDAERGNSDVTIRVEAGVDGYLDDIDVTYDDSETSKGPTGKAIRSQEMQVAQNIPENPDFEPWQNHVEKYGIQSSAAIPIAYEGILYGVLNVYSARPDAFGGQEGDVLSRLGEIVGHAIASIERKEALMSDDVVEIEFEIQDIFESLGGGSGMGTITLDRTIHLDDEQYLTYGSADEQGRETLDKVVEALPSWDAVSEVGQRDGMTRFAVQLTDPPVVTQVASQGGRVRAAKIEDGDYRVVVHLPQSADVRRIVDGVQEAYPTARVIAQRHASRTDNDAAAQSTNVLDRLTDRQRSVLEAAFYGGFFEWPRESSGKEVAESLDISAPTFTQHMRAAEQKIISALLGE; this is encoded by the coding sequence ATGACAGACGACACGACGCTCACGGTCCTCCTCATAGAGGACAATCCCGGCGACGCACGCTACATCCGCGAGATTCTTCGCGATGCGACCGAACTCTCCGAACGGACGGCGGAGGCCGAATCCGGCGTCGCCGTCGAGCAGGTGCCGCGCCCGGAGACGGGCGAACCGTCCGTGATTCACGAGTCCCGCCTCGAACCCGGACTAGAGCGACTCCGAAGCGACCGACCGGACGTCGCCCTCCTCGATTTGGACCTCCCGGACAGCACCGGTCTCGACACGCTCCGGTCGGTCCTGCGAGAGGCGGGGACGACGCCCGTGGTCGTCCTCACCGGACTCCGCGACAGACAGACCGGGATGGAGGCGCTCAGACAGGGCGCAGACGAGTATCTCGTCAAGGACGAAATCAACGCCGACATCCTCACTCGCTCCATCTACCACACGATAGAGCGGAGCCAACAGGAACGGCAACTCGAACAACAGCGCGAACAACTCGCCGCGCTGAACCAGTTGAACAGCGTCGTCCAAGAGATTACGGGCGCTATCCTCCAGCAGTCTACCCGCGACGAGATAGAACAGTTGGTCTGTGAACGCTTGGCCGCCTCCGAGTCGTACCTGTTCTGTTGGATCGGCGACGCCGAACGCGGGAACTCCGACGTGACCATTCGCGTCGAGGCGGGCGTCGACGGCTACCTCGACGACATCGACGTCACGTACGACGACAGCGAAACGAGCAAAGGCCCCACCGGGAAAGCCATCCGGTCACAGGAGATGCAGGTGGCACAGAACATCCCCGAGAACCCCGACTTCGAACCGTGGCAGAATCACGTAGAGAAGTACGGTATCCAGTCGTCGGCGGCGATACCCATCGCGTACGAGGGTATCCTCTACGGCGTGTTGAACGTCTACTCGGCGCGGCCGGACGCCTTCGGCGGCCAGGAGGGCGACGTGCTCAGCAGACTCGGCGAAATCGTCGGCCACGCCATCGCCTCCATCGAACGGAAGGAAGCGCTGATGAGCGACGACGTCGTCGAGATAGAGTTCGAGATTCAGGACATCTTCGAATCTCTGGGTGGAGGGTCCGGGATGGGGACGATAACGCTCGACCGGACGATTCACCTCGACGACGAGCAGTATCTCACGTACGGGTCCGCGGACGAACAGGGACGAGAGACGCTCGACAAGGTCGTCGAGGCGCTTCCGTCGTGGGACGCCGTCTCCGAGGTGGGCCAACGGGACGGGATGACGCGCTTTGCGGTCCAACTCACCGACCCGCCGGTCGTGACGCAGGTCGCCTCGCAGGGCGGCCGCGTCCGGGCGGCGAAGATAGAGGACGGCGACTACCGGGTCGTCGTCCACCTGCCCCAGAGCGCCGACGTGCGCCGCATCGTCGACGGCGTCCAAGAGGCGTACCCCACGGCGAGAGTCATCGCCCAGCGACACGCCTCCCGGACCGACAACGACGCCGCGGCGCAGTCGACGAACGTCCTCGACCGCCTGACCGACCGTCAGCGGTCGGTGCTCGAAGCCGCCTTCTACGGGGGCTTTTTCGAGTGGCCGCGGGAGAGTTCCGGCAAGGAAGTGGCCGAATCGCTCGACATCTCCGCGCCGACGTTCACCCAGCACATGCGCGCCGCAGAGCAGAAGATAATCTCGGCGCTGTTGGGCGAGTAA
- a CDS encoding sensor histidine kinase has product MSDHEEAAGSGPRTERTEAEALQHYRTLANAVDDGIYRLDAESRFVAVNDVVVERLGYAREELLGEPVSTILADGDAERVETLIRDLLASDEDARTVELPVRTADGGRVVCEVRVSLLRADGEFSGTVGVARDISERTATERRFERRANEIELERYKQYTDDVLDAVDDIFYILDEDGHLRRWNESLCEVSGYADDEVRSMHALEFFDSGAVDSDDVSEAIRTGFETGHTRIQANVLTKDGDSVPYEFYGASLEDPDGNPVIAGIGRDVTERKETKRRLEESNERLEQFAYAASHDLQEPLRMVSSYLSLVDRRYGEELDDDAAEFIEYAVDGAERMRDMIDALLTYSRVEMRGDDFDRIDLETLLEDVQKNLELKIEETEAEVTVESLPRVHGDRGQLQQVFQNLLSNALEYSGDARPRVHVSATRRGSEWALTVRDEGIGIDPKHADRIFEVFQRLHTRDEHPGTGIGLALCRRIVERHGGRIWADSESGEGSAFRFTLPAAEGRDD; this is encoded by the coding sequence ATGAGTGACCACGAGGAGGCCGCCGGCTCCGGTCCGCGGACGGAGCGAACGGAGGCGGAGGCGCTCCAGCACTACCGGACACTCGCGAACGCCGTCGACGACGGCATCTACCGGCTCGACGCCGAGAGCCGGTTCGTCGCCGTCAACGACGTCGTCGTCGAGAGACTGGGCTACGCCCGCGAGGAACTCCTCGGCGAGCCCGTCTCGACGATTCTGGCCGACGGCGACGCCGAACGCGTCGAAACGCTGATTCGCGACCTCCTGGCGTCCGACGAGGACGCTCGGACGGTCGAACTTCCGGTCCGGACCGCAGACGGCGGGCGCGTCGTCTGCGAGGTTCGCGTGAGCCTCCTCCGCGCGGACGGCGAGTTCAGCGGCACCGTCGGCGTCGCCCGCGACATCTCGGAGCGCACGGCGACCGAACGGCGATTCGAACGGAGAGCGAACGAGATAGAGCTCGAACGGTACAAACAGTACACGGACGACGTGTTGGACGCCGTCGACGACATCTTCTACATCCTCGACGAAGACGGCCACCTCAGACGGTGGAACGAGAGCCTCTGCGAGGTGTCGGGCTACGCAGACGACGAGGTTCGGTCGATGCACGCACTGGAGTTTTTCGACTCGGGCGCGGTCGATTCGGACGACGTCTCGGAGGCGATTCGGACGGGATTCGAGACGGGTCACACGCGTATCCAAGCGAACGTCCTGACCAAAGACGGCGATTCCGTCCCCTACGAGTTCTACGGCGCGTCGCTCGAAGACCCCGACGGGAACCCGGTCATCGCGGGCATCGGACGGGACGTCACGGAGCGAAAAGAGACGAAACGCCGGTTAGAGGAGTCCAACGAGCGGTTAGAGCAGTTCGCCTACGCCGCCTCCCACGACCTGCAGGAACCGCTCCGGATGGTATCCAGCTATCTCTCTCTCGTAGACCGGCGGTACGGAGAGGAGTTAGACGACGACGCCGCGGAGTTCATCGAGTACGCCGTCGACGGCGCAGAGCGGATGCGCGACATGATCGACGCGCTTCTGACGTACTCTCGGGTCGAGATGCGCGGCGACGACTTCGACCGCATCGACCTCGAAACTCTCCTCGAAGACGTGCAAAAGAACCTTGAACTAAAGATAGAGGAGACCGAAGCCGAGGTGACGGTGGAATCACTACCCCGCGTCCACGGCGACAGAGGACAACTGCAACAGGTGTTTCAGAACCTCCTGAGCAACGCGCTCGAATACAGCGGCGACGCCCGGCCGCGGGTCCACGTCTCGGCGACCCGACGCGGGTCCGAGTGGGCACTCACCGTTCGCGACGAAGGTATCGGCATCGACCCGAAACACGCAGACCGCATCTTCGAGGTGTTCCAACGCCTCCACACGCGCGACGAACATCCCGGAACGGGTATCGGTCTCGCACTCTGTCGCCGCATCGTCGAACGCCACGGCGGGCGCATCTGGGCCGATTCGGAATCGGGGGAGGGGTCGGCGTTCCGGTTCACCCTCCCCGCCGCGGAGGGACGCGATGACTGA
- a CDS encoding DUF7317 family protein: protein MHTHALTTAMTLYQSGTLSLSEAAARAGRSERELVAALKQHGIPLRDDSGAAVSTGTDSPVGAD from the coding sequence ATGCACACACACGCCCTCACCACGGCGATGACACTGTACCAAAGCGGGACGCTCTCGCTCTCCGAGGCGGCCGCCCGCGCTGGCAGGTCCGAACGCGAACTGGTCGCCGCGCTGAAACAACACGGTATCCCCCTCCGAGACGACTCCGGTGCGGCGGTGTCCACCGGGACGGACTCGCCCGTCGGTGCCGACTGA
- a CDS encoding response regulator: MTEGSGEGPIDILLVEDNPGDVRLVQEAFKRGTLRTDLRVVRDGEAALEYLHQRGEYADAPRPDFVLLDLNLPKVNGMAVLDEVKSDPSLRRIPVVILTGSEAEEDIARGYELHSNAYLTKPVDPDEFIELVRSFEEFWFRLAHLPPSGETQ; this comes from the coding sequence ATGACTGAGGGGTCCGGCGAGGGCCCGATAGACATCCTTCTCGTCGAGGACAACCCCGGCGACGTTCGCCTCGTACAGGAGGCGTTCAAGCGGGGGACGCTACGCACCGACCTGCGGGTCGTCCGCGACGGCGAGGCGGCCTTGGAGTACCTCCACCAACGCGGCGAGTACGCCGACGCGCCGCGTCCGGACTTCGTCCTCTTGGATCTGAATCTGCCGAAGGTAAACGGGATGGCGGTCCTCGACGAGGTCAAAAGCGACCCCTCCCTGCGGCGCATCCCCGTCGTCATCCTGACGGGCTCTGAGGCCGAAGAGGATATTGCCCGCGGTTACGAACTCCACTCTAACGCGTACCTTACAAAACCGGTCGACCCAGACGAGTTCATCGAACTCGTCCGGTCGTTCGAGGAGTTCTGGTTCAGACTCGCTCACCTTCCTCCGTCCGGAGAGACACAATGA
- a CDS encoding 60S ribosomal export protein NMD3 yields MSSGDFCPRCGDPVPKRAEPLPGMPRERDAVLCDECYFEDFELVDAPDRIQVRVCAQCGAVHRGNRWVDVGARDYTDIAIEEVSDALGVHLKAEDVQWGLEAEQVDENSIRIHSTFSGLVRGTYLEETVTVPVRISRETCQRCGRIAGGYYSSTVQIRANERTPTAEEQARATEIAETYIAKREEKGDRDAFITEVNQTPEGPDIKISTNQMGRGVSKRIVRELGGSFEEYPTLVTEDGDGNEVYRVTYAVRLPKFTPGEVIEPDDDGPVLVRSVQGNLKGVRLDSGAEYEAQFEEGETPDARTLGTVEEAEETTVVTVEDEHAVQLLDPETYESKTISRPSYFDPDESTVPVLKSRAGLHILPADAVESDEE; encoded by the coding sequence ATGAGTTCTGGCGACTTCTGTCCGCGCTGTGGGGATCCGGTTCCGAAGCGAGCGGAACCGCTTCCCGGGATGCCCCGCGAACGAGACGCGGTGCTCTGCGACGAGTGCTACTTCGAGGACTTCGAGTTGGTCGACGCACCCGACCGGATTCAGGTCCGCGTCTGCGCGCAGTGCGGGGCGGTCCACCGTGGAAACCGCTGGGTGGACGTGGGTGCTCGCGACTACACCGACATCGCCATAGAGGAGGTGAGCGACGCACTCGGCGTCCACCTCAAAGCCGAGGACGTCCAGTGGGGACTCGAAGCCGAACAGGTGGACGAAAACAGCATCCGCATCCACAGTACGTTCTCGGGTCTCGTCCGCGGCACGTACCTCGAAGAGACGGTGACGGTGCCGGTGCGCATCTCCCGGGAGACGTGTCAACGCTGCGGGCGCATCGCTGGGGGGTACTACTCCAGTACCGTCCAGATACGCGCGAACGAACGCACGCCGACCGCGGAGGAACAGGCGCGGGCCACAGAAATCGCGGAGACGTACATCGCAAAGCGCGAGGAGAAGGGCGACCGCGACGCGTTCATCACCGAGGTGAACCAAACGCCCGAGGGCCCCGACATCAAGATATCGACGAACCAGATGGGCCGAGGCGTCTCGAAGCGTATCGTCCGCGAACTCGGCGGGAGTTTCGAGGAGTATCCGACGCTCGTCACCGAGGACGGCGACGGCAACGAGGTGTACCGCGTCACCTACGCCGTTCGCCTGCCGAAGTTCACGCCCGGCGAGGTCATCGAACCCGACGACGACGGACCCGTCCTCGTCCGGAGCGTCCAAGGCAACCTGAAGGGCGTCCGCCTCGACAGCGGAGCGGAGTACGAAGCGCAGTTCGAGGAGGGAGAGACGCCGGACGCCCGGACGCTCGGAACCGTCGAGGAGGCAGAAGAGACCACCGTCGTTACCGTCGAGGACGAACACGCGGTCCAACTGCTCGACCCCGAGACGTACGAGTCGAAAACCATCTCCCGGCCCTCGTACTTCGACCCCGACGAGTCGACGGTGCCGGTGCTGAAGAGTCGGGCGGGACTGCACATACTACCCGCTGACGCGGTGGAGTCGGACGAAGAGTAA
- a CDS encoding NAD-dependent epimerase/dehydratase family protein codes for MDTVVVTGAGGRSGRWIADALADEYEVVCVDIDHPGFEADARENVDFRAADLTDRGEAFDLLGEIDPDAVVHWAALPSPTRHAGGRVFETNTLATYNVLVGAGRAGARVVWASSESAYGFAFAEEKTLPEELPLTESHPLRPEDPYGTSKVAGEEVAKMVTRKYGVPVASIRPSWIQYPGEYNCRDVAESGDLSGGAGNFWSYVDVRDVAGIVAAALDSDVEGHEAFHAAAEENYLGRPTAEAVSEFFGGLPDDWTVDGEESALSTVKAAEELDWEPRHSWREAESESVSEPSLTR; via the coding sequence ATGGACACAGTCGTCGTCACCGGCGCGGGCGGGCGGTCGGGTCGCTGGATCGCGGACGCTCTCGCGGACGAGTACGAGGTCGTCTGCGTCGATATCGACCATCCGGGGTTCGAGGCGGACGCCCGCGAGAACGTGGACTTCCGCGCGGCGGACCTCACGGACAGGGGAGAGGCGTTCGACCTCCTCGGCGAGATAGACCCCGACGCGGTCGTTCACTGGGCGGCCCTCCCGTCGCCGACGCGGCACGCGGGCGGGCGCGTCTTCGAGACGAACACCCTCGCGACGTACAACGTCCTCGTCGGCGCGGGCCGCGCCGGGGCGCGGGTCGTCTGGGCGTCGAGCGAATCCGCCTACGGGTTCGCCTTCGCCGAGGAGAAGACGCTCCCCGAGGAGTTGCCTCTCACCGAGTCGCACCCGTTGCGACCGGAGGACCCGTACGGAACGTCGAAAGTCGCGGGCGAGGAGGTGGCGAAGATGGTCACGCGCAAGTACGGCGTCCCCGTCGCCTCGATTCGGCCATCGTGGATACAGTACCCCGGCGAGTACAACTGCCGAGACGTGGCCGAGTCGGGCGACCTGTCGGGCGGCGCGGGCAACTTCTGGAGTTACGTCGACGTGCGCGACGTAGCGGGTATCGTCGCCGCGGCACTCGATAGCGACGTCGAGGGCCACGAGGCGTTCCACGCCGCCGCAGAGGAGAACTACCTCGGACGACCGACCGCCGAAGCGGTGTCGGAGTTCTTCGGCGGACTCCCCGACGACTGGACGGTCGACGGTGAGGAATCGGCGCTCTCGACGGTGAAGGCCGCTGAAGAACTCGACTGGGAACCCCGCCACTCGTGGCGCGAAGCCGAGTCCGAGTCCGTCTCGGAACCGTCGCTGACGCGGTGA